In Intestinibacillus sp. Marseille-P6563, a single genomic region encodes these proteins:
- a CDS encoding pseudouridine synthase, which produces MAKERLDKALSSLGCGSRKEVGAIIRAGRVSVNGQTIRDPAYRVTPAEDSLALGGQQLRWRIGRYYMLNKPPDLVSARVDNLHPTVLSVFPESERRGLFPVGRLDKNTEGLLLLTDDGGFCHALMAPRRHVEKVYVALVSGRMDLSAPKQFAAGMTLADGTVCRPARLTVLGEEDGLTKIEVALKEGKHHQVKRMVAAVGGHVEHLKRISVGPLRLDERLQPGEYRELTEDEVAALRDAARGKASADE; this is translated from the coding sequence ATGGCAAAGGAGCGTTTGGACAAAGCGCTGTCTTCGCTGGGCTGCGGCAGTCGAAAAGAAGTGGGTGCCATCATTCGCGCCGGCCGGGTCAGTGTCAATGGGCAAACGATCCGGGACCCAGCCTATCGGGTCACACCGGCAGAAGATTCCCTCGCTTTGGGCGGTCAGCAATTGCGGTGGCGCATTGGCCGCTACTACATGCTCAACAAACCGCCCGATCTGGTTTCTGCGCGGGTGGACAACCTGCATCCGACGGTGCTGTCGGTGTTCCCGGAAAGCGAGCGGCGCGGATTGTTCCCGGTCGGCCGGCTGGACAAGAATACCGAAGGCCTGCTGCTGTTGACCGACGATGGCGGATTCTGCCACGCGCTCATGGCCCCGCGGCGGCATGTGGAAAAGGTCTATGTCGCCTTGGTGTCCGGCCGGATGGATTTGAGTGCCCCCAAGCAGTTTGCAGCCGGGATGACCTTGGCGGATGGCACAGTCTGCCGCCCGGCCCGCCTGACCGTTTTGGGCGAAGAGGATGGCCTGACCAAGATCGAGGTTGCCCTAAAAGAAGGAAAGCATCATCAGGTCAAGCGCATGGTCGCAGCTGTGGGCGGCCATGTGGAGCATCTTAAGCGCATTTCAGTCGGTCCGCTGCGGCTGGATGAGCGATTGCAACCCGGGGAGTACCGGGAATTGACCGAAGACGAAGTGGCTGCCCTGCGGGATGCCGCACGTGGCAAAGCTTCGGCGGACGAATGA
- a CDS encoding PucR family transcriptional regulator, with protein sequence MASRLFQSIVLQMKDTVDRTIGIVDATGAVIACTDLPRIGEMREDAVTELGYAGDMIRFGGYTYRSVADRSTRFEYAVFVQGEDELARSVCSLASVAINNIKTLYDEKHDKATFVKNIILDNILPGDIYIKSRELHFGNDVPRVVFLVHQLERVDVAAIDVVNGLFPDKQKDFVLHISESDIVVVKEVKANSDVKELIKCAKTIEDALNSELLIKCIIGIGSISTQLKDIAKSFKEAQVSIEVGSVFDNEKAIVSYENLGIGRLIYQLPTTLCEMFLNEVFKKGSIDSLDQETLYTIQKFFENNLNVSETSRKLFVHRNTLVYRLEKIKKLTGLDLREFDHAIVFKVALMVRKYLESREEGRV encoded by the coding sequence ATGGCCTCCAGATTGTTTCAGTCGATTGTTCTCCAGATGAAAGATACGGTGGACCGCACCATCGGCATCGTCGATGCCACCGGTGCCGTAATCGCATGCACCGATCTGCCGCGCATTGGCGAAATGCGGGAGGATGCGGTGACCGAGCTTGGGTATGCGGGGGATATGATCCGCTTTGGCGGATATACGTACCGCTCGGTGGCAGACCGTTCGACACGCTTTGAATATGCGGTTTTTGTACAGGGCGAGGACGAACTGGCGCGTTCGGTATGCTCTCTGGCATCGGTCGCCATCAATAACATCAAGACCTTGTACGACGAAAAGCACGACAAGGCAACCTTTGTGAAAAACATCATCCTGGACAACATCCTGCCGGGTGATATCTATATTAAGTCGCGGGAGCTGCACTTTGGCAACGATGTGCCGCGCGTGGTCTTCCTGGTGCACCAGCTTGAGCGGGTGGACGTGGCTGCGATCGACGTCGTCAACGGCCTGTTCCCGGACAAGCAGAAGGATTTCGTCCTGCACATCAGCGAGAGCGACATCGTTGTGGTCAAGGAAGTCAAGGCCAACAGCGACGTCAAGGAGCTTATCAAGTGCGCTAAGACCATCGAAGACGCGCTCAATTCCGAACTGCTCATCAAGTGCATCATCGGTATCGGCTCGATTTCGACCCAGCTCAAGGACATTGCCAAGTCCTTTAAGGAAGCGCAGGTCTCCATCGAAGTCGGCAGCGTATTCGACAACGAAAAGGCGATCGTCAGCTATGAAAACCTGGGCATCGGCCGTCTGATCTATCAGCTTCCCACCACCCTGTGTGAAATGTTCCTGAACGAAGTGTTCAAGAAGGGCTCGATCGATTCGCTCGATCAGGAAACGCTGTACACCATCCAGAAGTTCTTTGAGAACAATTTGAATGTGTCCGAAACTTCGCGCAAGCTGTTCGTACACCGCAATACGCTGGTGTACCGCCTGGAAAAGATCAAGAAGCTGACCGGTCTGGACCTGCGTGAATTTGACCATGCGATTGTCTTTAAGGTCGCGCTGATGGTTCGCAAGTACCTGGAAAGCCGTGAGGAAGGACGCGTCTGA
- a CDS encoding DUF4830 domain-containing protein — MIVYATKLTVKKAAVGVLALAAVIWGVSTLRPASADIASASGEASLSQKLGTNEERVEFLQSFGWEVDETPVSETEVRIPDEFDETYEEYNDLQKTQGLDLEKYKGRNATLYVYSVHNDPSGEEGVTANLVLYRNRLIAADVCSAQKDGFLRTITERPDENTQE; from the coding sequence ATGATCGTTTACGCGACAAAGCTAACTGTAAAAAAAGCAGCTGTGGGCGTGCTGGCATTGGCAGCCGTGATTTGGGGCGTATCCACGCTGCGTCCGGCATCCGCAGACATCGCCAGCGCATCCGGGGAAGCGAGCTTATCGCAGAAATTAGGCACCAATGAGGAACGGGTGGAATTTTTGCAGTCCTTCGGCTGGGAGGTCGATGAAACCCCGGTCAGCGAAACCGAGGTGCGTATCCCGGACGAATTTGATGAAACCTATGAAGAATACAACGACCTGCAAAAGACCCAGGGATTGGACCTGGAAAAGTATAAGGGCCGCAATGCGACCTTGTATGTGTATTCGGTCCACAACGACCCGAGCGGCGAAGAAGGGGTGACAGCCAACCTGGTGCTATACCGCAACCGGCTGATTGCAGCCGATGTCTGCTCTGCGCAAAAAGACGGCTTTTTGCGAACGATCACCGAACGGCCGGACGAAAACACACAGGAATAA